In Drosophila gunungcola strain Sukarami unplaced genomic scaffold, Dgunungcola_SK_2 000071F, whole genome shotgun sequence, a single window of DNA contains:
- the LOC128264500 gene encoding uncharacterized protein LOC128264500 produces the protein MSTSLAKFYQSSLTFWSHLIHLLLQFIQINCWNHTPKTQEADEVTKSCPISRTMDAFAEEQQKRVQRKAQEYAKVELLHRLLVQQQLQELEQRRLIRLALARRRLDYSN, from the coding sequence ATGTCCACCAGCCTAGCCAAATTCTACCAATCTTCACTGACTTTCTGGAGCCATCTGATTCATCTACTGCTACAGTTCATTCAGATCAACTGCTGGAACCACACACCCAAAACTCAGGAGGCGGACGAAGTCACGAAGTCCTGCCCAATTTCAAGGACCATGGACGCCTTTGCGGAGGAGCAGCAAAAGAGGGTGCAACGGAAGGCCCAGGAGTACGCCAAAGTGGAGCTACTGCATCGCCTGCTCGtccagcagcaactgcaggaACTGGAACAGCGCAGACTCATACGATTGGCCCTGGCCCGAAGGCGTCTGGACTACTCCAATTAG
- the LOC128264502 gene encoding dnaJ homolog subfamily C member 22 yields MGTKQTTSTVASKGKTGDSPSGSPSKVKCNGTQSLSKGKNKEVNALPPQKSVVVAYLCWLFGGIFGLHHLYLHRDRHAFIWWCTLGGYMGIGWMGELFLIPEYVRDANEDPRFVKMFVAKLQAYPKPPYSSKRFVGQVMIGHLFGQVCAMAIPESLVGGYDLSFLHWAIPLFVSLGVWLVGNIGREQGVWWHCLLAAYLAYPARYLIYDETYSLLFTGLVAALTFDGLSKQWRRTPPRRGGAGERTFKLTTAVVIYCAFWGSFLYFNGTISDEDGGEVPIHEAIHNFLASAWWTDLKQALLDTYNYAQHHGWYETWKEVFESMDVDGERNSYKVLGVSATASQAEITAAYRKLSKEYHPDKVKDDGLRAQAHQQFIEIQQAYSVLSKIKSNRRRKNKQYQEDEAIVL; encoded by the coding sequence ATGGGCACCAAGCAAACAACCTCAACAGTCGCCAGCAAGGGCAAAACCGGCGACTCGCCCAGCGGATCGCCCTCGAAAGTGAAGTGCAATGGCACTCAGAGCCTGAGCAAGGGCAAAAACAAGGAGGTGAATGCTCTGCCGCCCCAGAAATCCGTGGTGGTGGCCTATCTGTGCTGGCTTTTCGGAGGGATCTTCGGACTGCAccatctgtatctgcatcgCGATCGTCACGCCTTCATTTGGTGGTGCACCCTGGGCGGCTACATGGGCATCGGATGGATGGGCGAGCTCTTTCTGATCCCGGAATATGTGAGGGATGCCAACGAGGATCCGCGTTTCGTCAAGATGTTCGTGGCCAAGCTGCAGGCGTATCCAAAGCCGCCGTACTCATCGAAGAGATTCGTGGGCCAGGTGATGATCGGCCATCTGTTCGGTCAGGTGTGTGCCATGGCCATTCCGGAGTCGCTCGTGGGCGGCTACGACCTGAGCTTCTTGCACTGGGCCATCCCGCTGTTCGTGTCGCTGGGCGTCTGGCTGGTGGGCAACATTGGCCGGGAGCAGGGCGTCTGGTGGCACTGCCTCCTGGCCGCCTATCTGGCCTATCCGGCTAGGTATCTGATCTACGACGAGACCTACTCCCTGCTGTTCACTGGCCTCGTGGCGGCTTTGACCTTCGACGGCCTCTCGAAGCAGTGGCGCCGCACTCCACCCCGACGAGGAGGCGCTGGGGAGAGGACCTTCAAGCTGACCACCGCCGTCGTCATCTACTGCGCCTTCTGGGGCAGTTTCCTGTACTTCAACGGCACCATTTCGGACGAGGACGGCGGCGAGGTGCCCATCCACGAGGCCATCCACAACTTCCTGGCCTCCGCCTGGTGGACGGACCTCAAGCAGGCCCTGCTGGACACTTACAACTATGCGCAGCATCACGGCTGGTACGAGACCTGGAAGGAGGTGTTCGAGAGCATGGACGTGGATGGGGAGCGCAATTCGTACAAGGTGCTGGGCGTGAGTGCCACCGCTTCGCAGGCGGAGATCACCGCTGCGTACAGGAAGCTATCCAAGGAGTACCATCCCGACAAGGTCAAAGACGACGGATTGCGGGCGCAGGCCCACCAGCAATTCATCGAGATCCAACAGGCATACAGTGTGCTCAGCAAGATCAAATCCAACAGGCGGCGCAAGAACAAGCAGTACCAGGAGGACGAAGCCATCGTCCTGTGA
- the LOC128264499 gene encoding zinc finger C4H2 domain-containing protein, with protein MATSEISSSNERHYYAKLEAIKDIRDKTLSLEKLKVRIIKEVKLSDDEEKCLEEYRKEMEHLLEEKMSHVEELRQIHADINDMENIIKQTKENQTRSFDMANRVYEEYLALKYQIDHMRRDYLGLSPLRDLHEEEGSPISKDRFQTNFLKVAAQSAAAAAAAAAAAASVNQTSALARPHARHPLMPEATVTALPTGGGQGGGAGGGGAGGGGGSVGGAGAGGGNPGHAFMPPAPPGSGSAAAAAAAAAAAAVRLGKGDFSAPPPPPPPSNRLQQSPSIGIGHHPSFRSDFNVNLRQQPPPMKSCLSCHQQIHRNAPICPLCKAKSRSRNPKKPKKKNN; from the coding sequence ATGGCCACCAGCGAGATTTCCAGCTCGAACGAGCGGCACTACTACGCCAAACTGGAGGCCATCAAGGACATCCGCGACAAGACGCTGTCCCTGGAGAAGCTGAAGGTGCGCATCATCAAGGAGGTGAAGCTGAGCGACGACGAGGAGAAGTGCCTGGAGGAGTACCGCAAGGAGATGGAGCACCTGCTCGAGGAGAAGATGTCGCATGTGGAGGAGCTGCGCCAGATCCATGCGGACATCAACGACATGGAGAACATCATCAAGCAGACGAAGGAGAACCAGACGCGCTCCTTCGACATGGCCAACCGGGTGTACGAGGAGTACTTGGCGCTCAAGTACCAGATCGATCACATGCGCCGCGATTACCTCGGCCTGAGCCCGCTGCGTGATCTGCACGAGGAGGAGGGCAGTCCCATCTCGAAGGATCGCTTCCAGACCAACTTCCTGAAGGTGGCCGCCCAatcggcggcagcagcagcggccgcagcggcggcggccgcCTCTGTTAACCAGACCTCGGCGCTGGCCCGTCCGCATGCCAGACACCCATTGATGCCCGAGGCCACCGTGACCGCCCTCCCCACGGGCGGTGGACAGGGAGGCGGGGCAGGCGGCGGTGGGGCAGGCGGTGGCGGCGGGTCGGTTGGCGGCGCCGGAGCCGGTGGCGGGAATCCGGGACACGCCTTCATGCCACCCGCCCCGCCGGGATCGGgcagtgctgctgctgccgccgccgctgcggCCGCTGCTGCAGTGCGTCTGGGCAAGGGCGACTTTTCggcaccaccgccgccgccgccacccaGTAACCGACTCCAGCAATCGCCCTCCATCGGCATCGGCCACCATCCGTCGTTCCGCTCCGACTTCAACGTGAATCTCCGCCAGCAGCCGCCGCCCATGAAGTCCTGTCTCTCCTGCCACCAGCAGATCCACCGGAACGCCCCCATCTGTCCGCTCTGCAAGGCCAAGTCGCGCTCCCGCAATCCCAAGAAGCCCAAGAAGAAGAACAACTAA